In the genome of Calothrix sp. PCC 6303, the window AGTCCTTTAATTCGCACCCTTACTGGTCATAGTGATGGGGTAAGTGCGATCGCCACCAGCAATGATGGGAAATATGTGGTTTCTGGTTCAGATGACGACAAAACAGTAAAAATCTGGGAACTGTCCACAGGAAAGGAAATTCGCACCCTTTCTGGTCATAGTGATGGGGTAAGTGCGATCGCCACCAGCAATGATGGGAAATATGTGGTTTCTGGTTCAGATGACAAAACAGTAAAAATCTGGGAACTGTCCACAGGAAAGGAAATTCGCACCCTTTCTGGTCATAGTAGTAGGGTAAATGCGATCGCCACCAGCAATGATGGGAAATATGTGGTTTCTGGTTCAGATGACAAAACAGTCAAAATCTGGGAATTGTCCGCAGGAAAGGAAATTCGCACCCTTTCTGGTCATAGTAGTAGGGTAAATGCGATCGCCACCAGCAATGATGGGAAATATGTAGTTTCTGGTTCAGATGACAAAACAGTCAAAATCTGGGAACTGTCCACAGGGAAGGAAATTCGTACCCTTTCTGGTCATAGTGATTGGGTTAATGCAATCGCCATCAGCAATGATGGGAAATATGTAGTTTCTGGTTCTAGGGACAAAACAGTCAAAATCTGGGAATTTTCCACAGGTAATTTTATTCGCACCCTGACTGGTCATAGTGATTGGGTTAGTGCGATCGCCCTCAGCAGCGATGGGAAATATGTAGTTTCTGGTTCTGGGGACAAAACAGTCAAAATCTGGGAATTGTCCGCAGGAAAGGCAATTTGCACCCTGACTGGTCATAGTGATTGGGTTAGTGCGCTTGCCCTCAGCAGGGATAGGAAATACATAGTTTCTGGTTCTGTTGACAAAACAGTCAAAATCTGGGAATTGTCCGCAGGAAAGGAAATTCGCACCCTTTCTGGTCATAGTAGTAGGGTAAATGCGATCGCCACCAGCAATGATGGGAAATATGTAGTTTCTGGTTCAGATGACAAAACAGTCAAAATCTGGGAACTGTCCACAGGGAAGGAAATTCGTACCCTTTCTGGTCATAGTGATTGGGTTAATGCAATCGCCACCAGCAATGATGGGAAATATGTAGTTTCTGGTTCTAGGGACAAAACAGTCAAAATTTGGGAATTTTCCACAGGTAATGTTATTCGCACCCTGACTGGTCATAGTAGTAGGGTAAATGCGATCGCCCTCAGCAGCGATGGGAAATATGTAGTTTCTGGTTCTACGGATAAAACAGTCAAAATCTGGGAATTTTCCACAGGTAATGTTATTCGCACCCTGACTGGTCATAGTGATTGGGTTAGTGCGATCGCCCTCAGCAGCGATGGGAAATATGTAGTTTCTGGTTCTACGGATAAAACAGTCAAAATCTGGGAATTTTCCACAGGTAATGTTATTCGCACCCTGACTGGTCATAGTAGTGATGTTCGTTCGATCGCCCTGAGCAATGATGGTAGATATGTGGTTTCTGGTTCTTCGGACAATACAGTCAAAATCTGGGAATTAAGAACAGGAGAAGAAATTCGCACCCTGACTGGTCATAGTAGTTGGGTTAATGCGATCGCACTCAGCAGCGATGGAAAATATGTAGTTTCTGGTTCCTGGGATAATACAGTCAAAATCTGGGAATTAAGAACAAGGAAGGAAATTCGCACCCTGACTGGTCATAGTAATGGGGTTAGTGCGATCGCACTCAGCAGCGATGGTAAATATGTCGTTTCTGGTTCTGGGGACAATACAGTCAAAATCTGGGAATTAAGAACAAGGAAGGAAATTTGTACCCTGACTGGTCATAGTGATTGGGTTAGTGCGATCGCCACCAGCAGCGATGGGAAATATGTGGTTTCTGGTTCTTCGGACAAAACAGTCAAAATCTGGGATTTCTACACAGGTAATGTTATTCGCACCCTGACTGGTCATAGTGATTCGGTTTATGCAGTTGCCCTGAGCAGGGATGGTAAATATGTGGTTTCTGGTTCTAGGGACAAAAAACTCAAAATCTGGGAATTAGGAACAGGTAAGCAAGTTTGCACCCTGGCTGGTCATAGTGATTCAGTTATGGCGATCACCCTGAGCAGGGATGGTAAATATGTGGTTTCTGGTTCTAGGGACAAAAAACTCAAAATCTGGGAATTAGGAACAGGTAAGGAAATTCGCACTCTGACTGGTCATAGTCATTGGGTTAGTGCGCTTGCCCTGAGGAATGATGGGAAATATGTGGTTTCTGGTTCTAGGGACAATACAGTCAAAATCTGGGAATTAGAAACTATAAACAAAAGATTTTTCAACTTTATTTGGAATTGGATAAAACTAAGAAAGGAAATTCGCACCCTGACTGGTCATAGTGATTCGGTTAGTGCGATCGCACTCAGCAGCGATGGTAAATATGTCGTTTCTGGTTCTGCTGACAATACAGTCAAAATTTGGGAATTTTCAACAGGAAAGGAAATTCGCACCCTCAGTGGTCATAGTGATTCGGTAAATGCGATCGCCACCAGCAGCGATGGGAAATATGTGGTTTCTGGTTCTTCGGACAAAACAGTCAAAATCTGGCATTTCTACACAGGAAAGGAAATTGCCACATTTACCGGAGAAGGTAGTATCGGTTGCTGTGCTATTACCCCCGATGGTACAACAATTATCGCAGGTGATGCATCGGGAAAGGTGCATTTCCTCAAATTAGAAAATATTGAGGTACAGTCATGAACACCCCACCTCAATTAGATTTCCAATTTCAAAAAATAATATTAGAAAAAAGCCATAATTTTACTAACTGCGAATTTATTTTTACTGCAATTAATGATTTTCTCCACAAATATAACCGGGGTTATTTCACCATCATTGGTTCTCCCGGTAGCGGTAAAAGTGCTATTCTGGCTCAATTTGCTAGTTTCAATCCCCATTCAAATATCAATATTATTTATTACAACGCTCAAATAGAAAATAAAAATATTGCTGAAGAATTTCTCAAATATGTTTGTAGTCAATTAATTGAAAAGTTCCATAATTCCTTGATTACCCCACCCCAACCCTCCCCGCTAGCGGGGAGGGAGCAAGATTCTAACTTCCTTCCGTATAAAGAGAAACAGAGAGGGCAAGATTCTAACTTCCCCCCGTACACGGGGGGACAGAGGGGGGTTCTTCCCGATAATGCAACGGAGGGAAGTTGGTTTTTGTCCTTATTACTCCAACAAATTAGCGACGAACTCGCACCCAACCAAAAGCTAATAATCGCCATTGACGCACTAGATACAATTAACCCCAACAACCAACCACCAGGAACAAACCTGTTATATCTTCCCCGATATCTTCCCCCAGGTATTTATTTTCTCCTCACCCGTCGTCCCTTCAAAACCGAAAAATCCGGTTTACTCATCGAAGCACCATCGCAAATTCTCGATTTATCCCAACATGACTTAAAAAACTGGGATGATGAACAAGCATTTACCCAACATTGGCAGCAAATGCAAGGTGAGGGTTTCTCAGATATTGCTATGAAAATATTGCAGGTTCTCGCAACTCCCGAAAATGAAGGTATATCAGCAAGTACAATACTTCAAAGGATTCACCAGACAAATCCACCAACTCTTGATGCAGATATATTTGATGTGGAAGAAGTTTTGGAAAATTGGTTTGAGTTTTTACAACAGCATCAAGTAAATAAAGAAATCCGATACAGTTTGTATCATCCTAACTTTCGTAATTGGTTAGCAGAAAAATTGAGTTAAACCTTGTCTGCTTGGAGAATTGTAGTTTTAATTGCCAAGACTCAATGATGGCATTTCCCAGCGCTAGGCGTAGTTTACCACCGTAGGCGATCGCTTAAAATTTGTATGTTAGATCTTGAGTGCGATCGCTTATTACGTCCCGCAAGCTTCGCTTAAAACTCTAAACGTTACTTTCTAACCTCAGATGATCGTTCCAGTAGCTCATTAATACTGCTTGTATAATAGACGGGAACAGTAGAGTGGTGTTAGCAATGTGCGGAATCGTAGGATATATCGGGACTCAAGCAGCGACGGAAATATTATTAGCTGGACTAGAAAAGCTGGAATACCGGGGTTATGACTCCGCAGGTATTGCCACAATTTGGGAAGGTGAAGTTAATTGTGTTCGGGCTAAAGGAAAATTAGTTAATCTCCGTTCTAAGTTGGAACAGGTAGATTCCCCAGCACCAATTGGTATCGGACATACTCGGTGGGCAACCCACGGGAAACCGGAGGAACATAATGCCCATCCCCATATGGATACAACTAATCGTATCGCAGTTGTCCAAAATGGGATTATTGAAAATTACCGGGAACTGCGCGAACAATTAAAGAGTTCGGGAGTTGAGTTTCGTTCGGAAACCGATACCGAAGTCATCCCCCATTTAATTTCTCAGTTTTTCCTCGAAGAAATCGCCGTCTCTGAAGATACTAATTCTGCTACTTCGCCATTTTTTGTCGCAGTCCTGAAGACTGTAAATCAACTGGAAGGTGCATTTGCCATTGCCGCAATTTCCGCAGACTGCCCTGATGAATTAATTGTAGTTCGTCAGCAGGCACCTTTAGTTATTGGTTTTGGGCAGGGTGAATTTTTCTGTGCTTCCGATACACCTGCTATTGTTGCTTACACCCGTGCTGTATTACCTCTGGAAAATGGCGAAATCGCCCGTCTCACACCACTAGGGGTAGAAGTTTACGACTTTTCTGGTAGAAGGTTGAAAAAACAACCTAGATTATTGAATTTGAGTCCCACCATGGTGGAAAAACAGGGATTCAAACACTTTATGCTCAAAGAAATCTATGAGCAACCAGAAGTTGTCCGTGCTAGCCTGAATGCTTATTTTAATCTTGATTGGAAAGCTGAAACAAACCAAGATTCTCCCATCAATCTTGGTATTCCTGCCGAACTTTACGCAGATTTAGAACAAATTCAAATAGTTGCCTGCGGTACGAGTTGGCACGCGGCACTTGTGGGTAAATACTTACTGGAACAGTTAGCAGATATCCCTACTCAAGTTCAATATGCCTCTGAATTTCGTTACTCACCTGCCCCTGTAACAGCCAACACCATTACTATTGGGGTGACTCAATCAGGGGAGACAGCCGACACCATCGCCGCCCTAGCAATGGAAAATGATCGCCGCCAAGGTCGAGAAAGTAAGTATCAAGCGAAACTACTAGGTATTACCAATCGTCCCGAAAGCAGTTTGGGACATATGGTACCCCACATCATTAATACTCTGGCGGGAATTGAAATTGGTGTTGCTGCAACCAAAACATTTATTGCTCAATTAATGGCATTTTATGCTTTGGCGTTAGATTTGGGCTATCGTCGCCAAAGTATCCCAGGGGAATTGATGGAGGAGATTCTAGAAGGATTGCGACAAATCCCGGCAGAAATTGAATCTACCTTGGAACAGCAAGAAAAACTCACCGAACATTTAGCCCATGAATTCGCCGAAACCCAAGATTTCATCTTTTTGGGTAGGGGAATCAACTTCCCCATTGCCTTAGAAGGGGCTTTGAAATTAAAGGAAATCAGCTATATTCACGCTGAGGGATACCCAGCAGGGGAAATGAAACACGGACCCATCGCCTTACTAGATGCTAAGGTTCCAGTGGTGGCGATCGCAATGCCGGGAAGTGTCTATGAAAAGGTGATTTCTAATTCTCAAGAAGCCAAAGCTAGAGATTCTCGGTTAATTGGTGTCACACCTATTACAGATGGGGAAGCTGGAGAAATTTTTAATGATTTGCTGCCTGTGGCGAATGTTGATGAGTTATTATCACCAATTCTCACGGTGATTCCACTGCAACTATTGGCGTATCATATCGCTGCTAGACGTGGTTTGGATGTGGATCAGCCAAGAAACTTGGCAAAAAGTGTTACAGTTGAATAGCGTACAAATACTGAGATAGTTGGCATAGAACCTTTGTTTATCGTTCTTTTAAATTATCTCAATATCTTATTATACTAATTTTTGCTGTGAAATCAATTTGATTCTTGATCACAGTAAGCGATCGCACTTCCAAAAGAAATGCGATCGCTTTGACTATTGACTAGGTTGCATTCACAGCGAAGGATTAAATTCCACAATTAATCGAATTCGACGGGATTGCGCGGAGCGCTTTGAGAAGTCGGCGAGATTAGAAGCGATAATAAAAGATAATTTATGCGGTTTGGGTTATGGCGGATAAATTATCACTAATGGATAGCTATGATGAATTTTTGCGGGAGTTAAAAGAACGTATACGCAGCGCTCAAATCAAAGCAGCTTTATCTGTTAACCGTGAGTTAGTGTTACTTTATTGGCAAATTGGACGCGAAATTATCATCAGACAGCAACAGCAGGGATGGGGTGCAAAAGTTATTGAACGTCTCGCTCAAGATTTAAAAGCAGCTTTCCCAGATATGAAAGGATTCTCCGCCCGGAATCTTAAGTATATGCGAGCTTTTACTGAGGCTTACCCAGATGAGCAAATTGTGCAACAGGTTGTTGCACTAATTCCTTGGGGACATAATGTCCGTATTTTGGATGCTGTCAAAGACTTTTCAGTTAGACTCTGGTATGTCCAAAAAACTATAGAAAATGGCTGGAGTCGAAATATATTAGTGCATCAGATGGAAAGTGGGTTATATCACCGTCAAGGCAAGGCGACTACTAATTTTGAAAATACCTTACCAAAACCACAATCTGAACTAGCGCAACAATTATTAAAAGACCCCTATAATTTTGATTTTCTCAGTTTAGGAAAAGAAGCGCAAGAACGCGATTTAGAAAAGGCTTTAATAGAACATATTCGTGATTTTTTATTAGAATTAGGGGTTGGTTTTGCCTTTGTTGGCAGCCAATATCACTTGGAAGTTGGAAACCAAGATTTTTATATAGATTTATTGTTTTATCATTTACATTTACGCTGTTATGTGGTGATTGATTTAAAAATTGAAGACTTTAAACCTGAGTTTTCCGGAAAAATGAGTTTTTACGTTTCGGCTGTCGATGATTTATTACGTCATCCAGATGATAAACCAACAATTGGCATGATTTTATGTAAGACGAAGAATCAAACAATTGTAGAATATGCTCTGCGGGAAATGAATAAACCAATTGGAGTTTCAACTTATCAGCTACGGGATATTTTACCGGAACAATTGCAAGGAAGTTTACCCACAATTAAGCAATTGGAGGCAGAACTGGAGGCTTTATCTGTGGATGTTGAGGATGAAGAATGATAACTATGTTTTCATGCCTAATCGATAAACCTATGCAAGGACATGGATTAATGCAAGCTTGGCACTAATTGAGAAAATTATCTTGATTTCCACCATTGTGACCAATTTTGAATCATATTATTAGCGCTATTCCACAGTTCTTCGATCCTTAACTTCCTGTGCTTTCGTCTCAGGGTCAAATTTTAACTGCGGATTCCACTTCTGTGCTTGCTGGAATTTAGTCACCGCAGCCTCAGCATCCCCATTTCTCGCTAGTTCTTCCCCTTGAACCACCAACATCTCAGCAGCCCTAGCTAAAACAGATGGACTTTGGCATGACTTTAAATCGCCTAAAACTTCAGCACGGAAAGGTAAATAGTTATCTAAACGACTACAAGCACTTTTAACTAAATTATTAAAATCTAAATCCCATAAAATGACTTTTTTGTCGTCACTAGCAGAAGCGAGGGTTTTGCCGTCGGCACTCCATGCCACACCATAGACGTGATCGCTATGCCCATTCAGGGTTTTGAGTGGTTTACCCGTGGTTGCATCCCAGAGTTTGATGGTATTATCCCAACTAGCAGAAGCGAGGGTTTTGCCGTCGGCACTCCATGCCACACCATAGACCGCATCGCTATGCCCAGCAAGGGTTTTGAGTGGTTTACCCATGGTTGCATCCCAGAGTTTGATGGTATTGTCCAAACTAGCAGAAGCGAGGGTTTTGCCGTCGGCACTCCATGCCACACTTATGACCCCATCGCTATGCCCAGTGAGGGTTTTGAGTGGTTTACCCGTGGTTTCATCCCAGAGTTTGATGGTTGTGTCCGAACTAGCAGAAGCGAGGGTTTTGCCGTCGGCACTCCATGCCACACCATTGACCGCAGAGCTATGCCCAGTTAGGGTTTTTAGTAGTTTACCCGTGGTTGCATCCCAGAGTTTGATGGTTGTGTCCGAACTAGCAGAAGCGAGGGTTTTGCCGTCGGCATTCCATACCACACCTCTGACCCTATCGCTATGCCCAGTTAGGGTTTTGAGTGGTTTAATCGTGGTTGCATCCCAGATTTTGATGGTTTTGTCGCCACTAGCAGAAGCGAGGGTTTTGCCGTCGGCACTCCATGCCACACCATTGACCGCATCGCTATGCCCAATCAGGGTTGTGCGTTCAGTAAATGGATAATTTGAATGTACAGCTTCTCGTAATGCTGCTGTCGTCTGCATCTGGTTGGC includes:
- the glmS gene encoding glutamine--fructose-6-phosphate transaminase (isomerizing); this encodes MCGIVGYIGTQAATEILLAGLEKLEYRGYDSAGIATIWEGEVNCVRAKGKLVNLRSKLEQVDSPAPIGIGHTRWATHGKPEEHNAHPHMDTTNRIAVVQNGIIENYRELREQLKSSGVEFRSETDTEVIPHLISQFFLEEIAVSEDTNSATSPFFVAVLKTVNQLEGAFAIAAISADCPDELIVVRQQAPLVIGFGQGEFFCASDTPAIVAYTRAVLPLENGEIARLTPLGVEVYDFSGRRLKKQPRLLNLSPTMVEKQGFKHFMLKEIYEQPEVVRASLNAYFNLDWKAETNQDSPINLGIPAELYADLEQIQIVACGTSWHAALVGKYLLEQLADIPTQVQYASEFRYSPAPVTANTITIGVTQSGETADTIAALAMENDRRQGRESKYQAKLLGITNRPESSLGHMVPHIINTLAGIEIGVAATKTFIAQLMAFYALALDLGYRRQSIPGELMEEILEGLRQIPAEIESTLEQQEKLTEHLAHEFAETQDFIFLGRGINFPIALEGALKLKEISYIHAEGYPAGEMKHGPIALLDAKVPVVAIAMPGSVYEKVISNSQEAKARDSRLIGVTPITDGEAGEIFNDLLPVANVDELLSPILTVIPLQLLAYHIAARRGLDVDQPRNLAKSVTVE
- a CDS encoding WD40 repeat domain-containing protein; this encodes MSNLRAWLAEKTSEEIEHFLGESPRLLLDGGDIHKYCDLLSNYDFIEAKIHHCYFGIQTLIEDYKLIDNTEYANHPECNFEAIESLRIISNALFRSFPVITDDKTQLAGQLSGRLCYFQEQDLIKKLLEQISQTNKTCFRCLTGSLTPPGGSPLIRTLTGHSDGVSAIATSNDGKYVVSGSDDDKTVKIWELSTGKEIRTLSGHSDGVSAIATSNDGKYVVSGSDDKTVKIWELSTGKEIRTLSGHSSRVNAIATSNDGKYVVSGSDDKTVKIWELSAGKEIRTLSGHSSRVNAIATSNDGKYVVSGSDDKTVKIWELSTGKEIRTLSGHSDWVNAIAISNDGKYVVSGSRDKTVKIWEFSTGNFIRTLTGHSDWVSAIALSSDGKYVVSGSGDKTVKIWELSAGKAICTLTGHSDWVSALALSRDRKYIVSGSVDKTVKIWELSAGKEIRTLSGHSSRVNAIATSNDGKYVVSGSDDKTVKIWELSTGKEIRTLSGHSDWVNAIATSNDGKYVVSGSRDKTVKIWEFSTGNVIRTLTGHSSRVNAIALSSDGKYVVSGSTDKTVKIWEFSTGNVIRTLTGHSDWVSAIALSSDGKYVVSGSTDKTVKIWEFSTGNVIRTLTGHSSDVRSIALSNDGRYVVSGSSDNTVKIWELRTGEEIRTLTGHSSWVNAIALSSDGKYVVSGSWDNTVKIWELRTRKEIRTLTGHSNGVSAIALSSDGKYVVSGSGDNTVKIWELRTRKEICTLTGHSDWVSAIATSSDGKYVVSGSSDKTVKIWDFYTGNVIRTLTGHSDSVYAVALSRDGKYVVSGSRDKKLKIWELGTGKQVCTLAGHSDSVMAITLSRDGKYVVSGSRDKKLKIWELGTGKEIRTLTGHSHWVSALALRNDGKYVVSGSRDNTVKIWELETINKRFFNFIWNWIKLRKEIRTLTGHSDSVSAIALSSDGKYVVSGSADNTVKIWEFSTGKEIRTLSGHSDSVNAIATSSDGKYVVSGSSDKTVKIWHFYTGKEIATFTGEGSIGCCAITPDGTTIIAGDASGKVHFLKLENIEVQS
- a CDS encoding PDDEXK nuclease domain-containing protein, whose protein sequence is MADKLSLMDSYDEFLRELKERIRSAQIKAALSVNRELVLLYWQIGREIIIRQQQQGWGAKVIERLAQDLKAAFPDMKGFSARNLKYMRAFTEAYPDEQIVQQVVALIPWGHNVRILDAVKDFSVRLWYVQKTIENGWSRNILVHQMESGLYHRQGKATTNFENTLPKPQSELAQQLLKDPYNFDFLSLGKEAQERDLEKALIEHIRDFLLELGVGFAFVGSQYHLEVGNQDFYIDLLFYHLHLRCYVVIDLKIEDFKPEFSGKMSFYVSAVDDLLRHPDDKPTIGMILCKTKNQTIVEYALREMNKPIGVSTYQLRDILPEQLQGSLPTIKQLEAELEALSVDVEDEE